The following proteins come from a genomic window of Rattus norvegicus strain BN/NHsdMcwi chromosome 8, GRCr8, whole genome shotgun sequence:
- the Smco4 gene encoding single-pass membrane and coiled-coil domain-containing protein 4 isoform X2 yields the protein MRQLKGKPKKETSKDKKERKQAMQEARQQITTVVLPTLAVVVLLIVVFVYVATRPIVTE from the coding sequence ATGCGTCAGCTCAAAGGGAAGCCAAAGAAAGAGACCTCCAAGGACAAGAAGGAGCGGAAGCAGGCCATGCAGGAGGCCCGGCAGCAGATCACCACTGTGGTGCTGCCTACCTTGGCTGTGGTGGTGCTCCTCATTGTAGTGTTTGTGTACGTGGCCACGCGCCCCATCGTCACCGAGTGA